The Streptomyces sp. NBC_01353 genome contains a region encoding:
- a CDS encoding hemolysin family protein, which translates to MSMVQLLFAVLLVVANGFFVGAEFALVSVRRSQIEPLGGKRARKVLYGLENLPQMMAAAQFGITVCSLTLGAVAEPTVAHLLEPVFHAVHVPAGLIHPLGYVLALAAVVSLHLVIGEMVPKNLAMAAPERTALWLGPGLVGFARICRPVTRALGACARLVLRAFHVEPKDEVEAVFTRVQLGRLVEDAGQAGLLDPAEQERLEDALELGSRPVTDVLIAPGTLVTVTPSVTPREIEELTVRTGYSRFPVCVEGRGTFMGFVHVKDVLDLEERERAVPQHIWRPMATVRAELPLDDALTVMRRAATHLAQVADGSGHVLGLVALEDVLETLVGEVRDPAHRTEVLTAVPLGEQRPERAAQALAG; encoded by the coding sequence ATGAGCATGGTCCAACTGCTGTTCGCCGTCCTGCTGGTGGTGGCCAACGGCTTCTTCGTCGGCGCCGAGTTCGCGCTCGTCTCCGTACGCCGCAGCCAGATCGAGCCGCTCGGCGGCAAGCGGGCACGTAAGGTCCTGTACGGCCTGGAGAACCTGCCGCAGATGATGGCCGCCGCCCAGTTCGGCATCACCGTCTGCTCGTTGACCCTGGGCGCGGTGGCCGAGCCGACCGTGGCGCACCTCCTCGAGCCGGTCTTCCACGCCGTACATGTGCCCGCCGGGCTGATCCATCCGCTGGGGTACGTCCTGGCGCTCGCCGCGGTCGTCTCCCTCCACCTCGTCATCGGCGAGATGGTCCCGAAGAACCTCGCGATGGCGGCACCGGAGAGGACCGCGCTGTGGCTCGGGCCCGGCCTGGTCGGATTCGCCCGGATCTGCCGGCCGGTGACCCGGGCGCTCGGAGCCTGCGCCCGACTGGTGCTGCGGGCCTTCCACGTGGAGCCGAAGGACGAGGTCGAGGCGGTCTTCACCCGGGTGCAGCTCGGCCGGCTGGTCGAGGACGCGGGCCAGGCCGGGCTGCTCGACCCGGCGGAGCAGGAGCGACTCGAGGACGCCCTCGAACTGGGCAGCCGCCCGGTGACGGACGTCCTCATCGCCCCGGGGACCCTCGTGACGGTCACCCCGTCCGTCACCCCGAGGGAGATCGAGGAGCTCACCGTGCGCACCGGCTACTCGCGGTTCCCGGTGTGCGTCGAGGGGCGCGGGACGTTCATGGGCTTCGTGCACGTCAAGGACGTCCTCGACCTGGAGGAGCGGGAGCGGGCGGTGCCCCAGCACATCTGGCGCCCCATGGCGACGGTCCGCGCCGAGCTGCCGCTCGACGACGCCCTCACCGTGATGCGCCGTGCGGCCACCCACCTCGCACAGGTCGCGGACGGATCCGGCCACGTCCTCGGTCTTGTCGCGCTGGAGGACGTCCTGGAGACGCTGGTCGGCGAGGTCCGTGACCCGGCGCACCGCACCGAGGTGCTCACCGCCGTGCCCCTGGGCGAACAGCGCCCCGAGCGGGCGGCCCAGGCGCTGGCGGGCTGA
- a CDS encoding AAA family ATPase, with protein sequence MDIGTQGGQAPAELAWLRGVDAYTMGAYPQAEEEFRSAVRVDPGMADAWLGLHALRVDTTTALLRMYRNRDRFGEQRARHRRTLNSWYWLGWWVQPVLESPRDLLLAHASHWLDGRHVPELDRALAGLPPVDTDPQVRFLHACRSYLVKDWDQLVRHTESLVNDPLLGIEAGLFGGMARVRLEMYSQAEPLLSAALMRCRSEQPQRKELRYWLARAHEGTGRSAAALPLYRAVHRIDPAFMDTAARLAAIAEYDGFEGPDDPAGLATVALGGVGQDTADATQTDPEGAAPDALRLGTEPGPPPASNGPPEPPDGVRQKAAIPLQPAPPRFPASPTDPALLAEALAELERMVGMEPVKRQVKALSAQLEMARLRAGQGLPVQPPKRHFVFSGPSGTGKTTVARILGRVFYALGLLGGDHLVEAQRADLVGEFLGQTAVKANELIDSAIGGVLFVDEAYSLSNTGYSKGDAYGDEALQVLLKRAEDNRDHLVVILAGYPEGMDRLLATNPGLSSRFTTRVDFPSYRPLELTAIGEVLAAANGDCWDEEALDELRSISGHVVDQGWIDELGNGRFLRTLYEKSCAYRDLRLSGYPCTPTRDDLATLRLADLMQAYGEVLSGRGPTARGPQEPPGM encoded by the coding sequence ATGGACATCGGCACGCAGGGCGGACAGGCCCCGGCCGAGCTCGCCTGGCTGCGGGGAGTCGACGCCTACACGATGGGCGCCTATCCGCAGGCGGAGGAAGAGTTCCGATCGGCGGTACGCGTCGATCCCGGCATGGCGGACGCCTGGCTCGGGCTGCACGCGCTGCGCGTGGACACCACCACCGCGCTGCTGCGGATGTACCGCAACCGCGACCGCTTCGGAGAACAGCGCGCCCGGCACCGCCGGACCCTGAACTCCTGGTACTGGCTGGGCTGGTGGGTGCAGCCGGTACTGGAGAGCCCACGGGATCTGCTGCTCGCGCACGCCTCGCACTGGCTGGACGGACGCCATGTGCCGGAGCTGGACCGGGCGTTGGCGGGACTGCCGCCGGTCGACACCGATCCCCAGGTCCGCTTTCTGCACGCCTGCCGGTCCTATCTCGTCAAGGACTGGGACCAGTTGGTCCGCCACACCGAGTCGCTCGTCAACGACCCTCTGCTCGGTATCGAGGCGGGGCTCTTCGGTGGGATGGCCCGGGTCCGCCTGGAGATGTACAGCCAGGCGGAGCCGCTGCTCTCGGCGGCGCTGATGCGCTGTCGCAGCGAGCAGCCGCAGCGTAAGGAGCTGCGCTACTGGCTGGCCCGGGCGCACGAGGGCACCGGGCGCAGCGCCGCCGCCCTGCCGCTCTACCGAGCCGTGCACCGGATCGACCCGGCGTTCATGGACACGGCCGCCCGGCTGGCGGCGATCGCCGAGTACGACGGGTTCGAGGGGCCGGACGACCCGGCGGGGCTCGCCACGGTCGCCCTCGGCGGTGTCGGGCAGGACACGGCCGACGCGACACAGACCGACCCCGAGGGGGCGGCCCCCGACGCGCTTCGGCTGGGTACGGAGCCCGGCCCCCCGCCCGCCTCCAACGGGCCGCCCGAACCCCCGGACGGCGTACGGCAGAAGGCGGCCATCCCCCTGCAGCCGGCCCCGCCCCGCTTCCCCGCCAGCCCCACCGACCCTGCCCTGCTCGCCGAGGCGCTCGCCGAACTGGAGCGCATGGTCGGGATGGAGCCGGTGAAACGGCAGGTCAAAGCGTTGTCCGCGCAGCTGGAGATGGCCAGGCTGCGGGCCGGGCAGGGCCTCCCCGTCCAGCCGCCGAAACGTCACTTTGTCTTCTCCGGCCCCTCCGGCACCGGGAAGACCACCGTCGCCCGGATCCTCGGACGGGTCTTCTACGCCCTCGGCCTGCTCGGCGGCGACCACCTCGTCGAGGCCCAACGCGCCGATCTGGTCGGCGAGTTCCTCGGCCAGACCGCGGTCAAGGCGAACGAGCTGATCGACTCGGCGATCGGCGGGGTCCTCTTCGTCGACGAGGCGTACTCCCTCTCCAACACCGGCTACAGCAAGGGCGACGCGTACGGCGACGAGGCCCTTCAGGTGCTCCTCAAGCGCGCCGAGGACAACCGGGACCACCTGGTGGTGATCCTGGCCGGCTATCCCGAGGGCATGGACCGGCTGCTCGCCACCAACCCCGGGCTCTCCTCGCGCTTCACGACCCGGGTCGACTTCCCCTCGTACCGTCCGCTCGAACTGACCGCGATCGGCGAGGTGTTGGCGGCGGCGAACGGGGACTGCTGGGACGAGGAGGCGCTGGACGAGCTCCGCTCGATCAGCGGCCATGTCGTCGACCAGGGCTGGATCGACGAACTCGGCAACGGCCGGTTCCTGCGCACGCTGTACGAGAAGTCCTGCGCCTACCGGGACCTCCGGCTGTCCGGCTACCCGTGCACCCCGACGCGCGACGACCTGGCCACCTTACGCCTCGCCGATCTGATGCAGGCCTATGGCGAGGTCCTTTCGGGCCGCGGGCCGACGGCCCGGGGCCCCCAGGAGCCACCGGGCATGTGA
- a CDS encoding peptidase C39 family protein, translating to MTSSTPRRTVLAAALAAAAGTAAASAAPATALAGDDTDAPLPAAAAPGLVDNRFWTSYTDWRCGSSAGTRAVAGHRPGLVIATPAGRLDYTDPHTDTTSTWEYASWTSPVHTSTVPAAEVIASWNADTPPGTWIQIELRGTYNDAGATPWFVMGRWAAGDGDIKRTSVDDQSDGRSSIWTDTFSVDDAASGLRLVSYQLRLTLHRAPGTDLTPRVWRLGAMASDIPDRFTVPASAPGLDRELAVPRYSQNTHVGQYPEYDNGGEAWCSPTSSQMIVEYWGRRPSDEDLAWVNPDFDDPQVCHAARFTFDHQYEGCGNWPFNAAYAATYRDMNAVVTRLRSLTELETLIRAGIPAITSQSFLKEELTGAGYGTSGHLMTVIGFTADGDVIANDPASPSNEAVRRVYRRREWENIWLRTKRYNASGKVVSGTGGVCYLYFPDRLTPAQRKALAAVGIR from the coding sequence ATGACCAGCTCCACCCCGCGCAGAACCGTCCTCGCCGCGGCGCTCGCGGCCGCCGCGGGAACGGCCGCGGCCTCCGCCGCACCGGCGACCGCCCTGGCCGGCGACGACACGGACGCCCCGCTCCCGGCCGCAGCCGCTCCCGGCCTCGTCGACAACCGCTTCTGGACCTCGTACACCGACTGGCGCTGCGGCAGCTCCGCCGGCACCCGGGCCGTCGCCGGCCACCGCCCCGGCCTCGTGATCGCCACCCCCGCCGGCCGTCTCGACTACACCGACCCGCACACCGACACCACCTCCACCTGGGAGTACGCGAGCTGGACCTCCCCGGTCCACACCTCCACCGTCCCCGCGGCCGAGGTCATCGCCTCCTGGAACGCCGACACCCCGCCCGGCACCTGGATCCAGATCGAACTGCGTGGTACCTACAACGACGCCGGCGCCACCCCCTGGTTCGTGATGGGCCGCTGGGCGGCCGGGGACGGCGACATCAAGCGGACCTCGGTCGACGACCAGAGCGACGGCAGAAGCTCCATCTGGACCGACACCTTCTCCGTCGACGACGCGGCGAGCGGACTGCGCCTGGTCTCGTACCAGCTGCGCCTGACCCTCCACCGGGCCCCCGGCACGGACCTGACCCCGAGGGTGTGGCGACTCGGCGCGATGGCCTCCGACATCCCCGACCGCTTCACCGTCCCCGCCTCCGCGCCCGGACTCGACCGCGAGCTCGCCGTCCCGCGCTACTCGCAGAACACCCACGTCGGCCAGTACCCCGAGTACGACAACGGCGGCGAGGCCTGGTGCAGCCCCACCTCCTCGCAGATGATCGTCGAGTACTGGGGTCGTAGGCCGAGCGACGAGGACCTGGCCTGGGTGAACCCGGACTTCGACGACCCACAGGTCTGCCACGCGGCCCGGTTCACCTTCGACCACCAGTACGAGGGCTGCGGCAACTGGCCCTTCAACGCCGCCTACGCCGCCACCTACCGGGACATGAACGCCGTCGTGACCCGACTGCGCTCCCTCACCGAGCTGGAGACCCTGATCCGGGCGGGCATCCCGGCCATAACGTCACAGTCCTTCCTCAAGGAGGAGCTGACCGGTGCCGGCTACGGCACCTCCGGCCATCTGATGACCGTCATCGGCTTCACCGCGGACGGCGACGTGATCGCCAACGACCCCGCATCGCCCAGCAACGAGGCCGTCCGCAGGGTCTACCGCCGCCGCGAGTGGGAGAACATCTGGCTCCGTACCAAGCGGTACAACGCGAGCGGGAAAGTGGTCTCCGGCACAGGCGGGGTCTGCTACCTCTACTTCCCCGACCGGCTTACGCCCGCCCAGCGCAAGGCATTGGCGGCCGTCGGCATTCGCTGA
- a CDS encoding SCO1431 family membrane protein has protein sequence MTATTHSAARSRARTGGPKDDGPKILEHVLGWTLVVVLAMFVTQAGLM, from the coding sequence ATGACCGCCACCACGCACTCCGCCGCCCGCTCGCGCGCCCGCACCGGCGGCCCCAAGGACGACGGGCCGAAGATCCTGGAGCACGTCCTGGGCTGGACCCTGGTCGTCGTCCTCGCCATGTTCGTCACCCAGGCCGGGTTGATGTGA